The sequence TACTTAAAAATtagcttaaattaatttgtttgtgtaaatGAACCAAATGTAATCCTGATCAAAAGTCAGCTAGTCTCTCAACTCAAATAATTAATGGATTCTGAAAGTGATAATTGTTCTGTGTAGGCAGTTTTCTGACGtctttaaaaagattatttttagacAGCTGGTGCAACAAGGGCCAGGTGATATAATTGCTGTTTTGTCACAAATTACATCACAGTGCACCACTCCTAGAGCTCAGAGTAACAGCTCACGCCACATTAAATATCATTCAATAACAATCGTTTGTCACATCttaaatcaaaaacaattttaagcATCATCCAGAATAtagtatattctttaaaaatatattgtttaaactaccattcaaaagttgttgCTATTGTTgctattaaataacttttattattattattcagcaaggatgcattacattgatcgtaaatgacagtaaagacatttatgcagcattgccattacaggaaaaaaatcacagaaaaaaataattaattgtaaaaaatacttcacaaaattattattattattattatatattttttataaatacctcaaacttttgagcagtagtttACTTGGTTTCAAACTATTCTATTTAACTCTTAAGCATTAGGGTAAAAACACtcttttgtttcctttgtgtgtaatttaagggataattcattcaaaattaaatatcTGTCATCATGTACTTGCCTTTGTATTATTACAAACCCATATGAcatatttcttctgtgaaacacaaatagTGATACTTTGCAGAATGTCCAAGTTGCacttttacataaaatgaaaaaaaaaaaacagcttttacataTAACAAATTTTCATGAGATACACTAATATAGTACAAACTGTTTGACCGTAGATTTCGCAAGAACACATACATATGCAATGCCCCTAGTTttactatttcacaattttaataaaatctttCTTTCAAGGTACAGTACACATAGCACATGTTATGAAGGCttgcaaaaatacagaaattagaatagaaataaacaccaaaaagaacaaaaggaaACTTGTTTCTTCAAAGATATACTGAGGTCACAAGTATTTGGTTGTGAATCTCAAATACTGCATAACTTCTCTGATGTCTCCACAATAATACAGATGTTGTAGCATCAGTATATGGATGCTTGGCCCAGTAAAGGTGTGACTGTTTCACAACTGCCCTTTTTGGGAAAAAATCCATTCAATTCATAGACAAGATCAAACAACAGTGGTCTTTGTTTTACAAATGTCCTAGGCACaggaaaaagacatttaaatcagAAGGAAAAGGCACTTTAAATctaaacagaacagaaaagtTACTCAGTGTCAACAGATAAAACGTCATCTTTtcatttgtgtatatttgtaataAGTGAGGACTGATTTGAACAATCTAAGGCACATAAGTTTGAAAGTGCAAGGTAATCAGTTCTCTTTTCCTATAAAGCACACCAGTAACTCGTCTCTAATGGTTTTTTGCGCATAGTGGTAGTGCCTATAATTGAGAACAAAACAGTATTTGTGTGATTTACTCTGTTTTATTTACCCAGCATCCACTTAAACAGTGATTGCAGAAGTCACATTAGACTCATAATCCAAAGCAAAACATGGATCTTTAAATtccatttatttcagtaagtctCCTTGCTATAACATTATTCATATGTACTGCTAGAGGAATATATAACACAGGTTAAGTGAGACTTAATCAGTTAATGTAGTTGCAAGCTCCTTGTATCATAATGTGATGTGCTACTTCCCtatttcaaacaaaatgtaaCTAAAGACATCATTTGGTGGAAAGAGGAACTTAAGGCcattttaaaacatctaaatggcttGATTTATAGGATCATTTCAGTTTGGCCCAAACAACCAAACAGGAGACAAGTGATGCTGGTAAAGATGAGATTCGATTCTAATCAATATTCATTAGTACTGATTGGAGTTTATTTacagtaataaatactgtaagaaCTAAATACAGTTAAGACATGGCACAAAGTTAAACTAAGAAGTAAGAGCCGAACTTGAGGCAAAGTTGAGTAGAAGTAATTACACTACAATATAGTGCAGGGCTTTTTGTCCTTGAAGGGGTTTTCTGAGGCAGGGATGCCCATGAGCAGGGGGTCGTATTTGGCATTTTCTCCACAGTAACGCATGAGGTCAGCTGAGGCCTTGGATACCTGGATGAGACAAGCCAGAATGTGAAAAATGttcttgcatgtttttgttttatttgtttaaccctTGAATGCATGGTTTATTCAATCACAAAGAAACAATATCTTatggtttctttttatttccaaacaacaatatacactatactgtTCAAACATTTAGGGTCATAAAGGTTTTTAACCTTTCCAAAAGAAGTCTTTCTcactcaccgaggctgcatttatttgataaaaaaaaaaaaaaaaaaaacaatacagtaaatcagtaaaattaacaaaaatttttaaagaaattgacaCAGGTACAGAGGAAATGATTACAGAACTATCTGAATTACCAGTGATTAAACTTTGTGCTGCTCAATGTTTTTATGgaaataatgatacatttttttacgGATAAATAatactttgataaatagaaagttcaaaagagcagcaattatttaaaactgaaatattttcacattatgatttttcattttgataaattttaagtatgtatgtatatatatatatatatatatatatatatatatatgtatatatatgtatatacatatatatatgtatatatatatgtatatgtatgtatatatatatatatatatatatatgtatgtatatatatatatatatatatatatatatatatatatatatatatatatatatatatatatatatatatatatatatatatgtatatatgtatatatatatatatatatatatatatatatatatatatatatatatatatatatatataaataatttattaaaaaaaaatcatactgaccccaaacttaggGTAGCATAACCGTTAccattttccccccaaaattatGTAGCCTTCATATCACTGCCACTACATCATAGTCATATACACTCACATGTCCTTAATGTGTCTATATtaagctcagatcagtgaggcctacgagcaaaaagaaatataaaacctgtgctaaataaaagaaaacaagttgccAAAAAGACTGAacccaagatttggtgataatatagcataagatatttaaaagaaagtTTGATTGGGAGGtataattatctatttattttgttataaactTAAAATACACAATCACATATAAAGATAACTAGAGGaaagaaagatattttaaagatgcAAGGAAAAGAAAATGTACCTTTATCCTCTCAATACTGGCCTCGACTCTCAGTTGCTGTACCATCCTCTTAGCATGTGCCAGGTTGTTTGAGCCCACCATTTTAGAGGACATTTTTGAAACCATATAACtgcaaaaaatgaaacaaaacatacataaaacagtTATAAACCTACAGACATCATCAACAATCACATCACAACAACATAGCATTAGAACACATCTGATGCAGTGGCAAAAGATTATGACACTGCATTGACAAATCCTACCTGACACTAACTTGAAGGTTATGTGCAATAGTTACTGACATAcactcaaattattttaattcttcaCAGATAAAATGGCGAAACCTTCTCAGGAACTGAAGTAATGCTGGAATTGAAGTGCAGTGCTTGTACTGTAGAAAACAACTAATATGACAGTCCTGTTTAAGCAGGGATGGGTCATGATGGtcaaaatgtttagatgtttttctttttatttatttctttttatgtttcttcttcttctttttaaaattatgtttaatttgaaATGCAAGAACATGTCCTATGCCATAAGAAACATATATCTCTAATCAGGGTCCGGTGAACCCAAACCAACGTAATTATAGCAAATTCAAAAGTTCCTGTAATGTATTATCCATTTCCTGCATTCTCTGAACTGGAATACCTCATGAATACCACAATGAGTTAGTAAACACCATCTATTGTGActcaaaaatactgtaacaaaagaGACAACAACTTTATTCTACTGACTTATGGGTAAAGGAAGAGGAAatattgcagcatttttttttcctctggtggTTTTTtaggttacaaaatattttttcacacgGGACATGTCCTACTTTACCTGGCTTGAGGAAGTTTGGCAGTGGCATAGTGTCACACACTTACAAAACCAGTACAGTGTTACAGTGCTCTTTATGTGAAAAGATTACATAATCACACAAATGCCCTTCCATAATATCCAGACAACAGTCGACGGACAGTCTGCACTACAAATATCCAGTGTAAGCTATTCAAGTTatagctaaacaaaaaaaatatatataaaatgtaagaagTTGTAAGACAGAAGTGCAATCGCATTTTAACATGCAAATATTACGATGATAATAGATTTTGAAAGCTGAAAATTCTATGAATGtacactgcagttcaaaagtttagggtcagtgagacgacttaatgtttttaaaagaagtctcttctgttcaccaaggctgcatttatttgattaataaaaaatggccacatgatccttcagaaatcattctaacttTCTGATTTGGTgaaacatttattagtattatcagtgttgaaaacaattgtgctgcttaagatctttgtggaaaccataacaTAACCATAAcacactttttcaggattctttgatgaatagaaagttctaaagaacagcatttattagaaacatAATTACTTTGTAacatataaatatctttactgttacttttgattaaaGTTAATTAGTTACATAATTATAAATGCTTTTCCAGAAAATCCAGACCTCagtcgacagacagacagactgacagacaacTGTCCAGTTTAATCTATTTAAGTTCAGTTATATCAaagaaacagattttaaaaagcatatttaatgAGAAATGAGTTTTCCAAACATCATTGGTTCTTCCCATTACTGTTTATGGCATGAAATACATTTGgccatttcatttaaataaaacaccgGAACATTAAGGCTAAATATAGTAACAGAACATACAAAGTACACTGGATGCCATCATTTACAGTACACACTGCTTGAATTTTATGACCATGAccgattttttttaaagataggaAGACAGTCTTTAAAGATAAGGGTGTATGTCTATGCCTCAAACAAAGTAAATGTGCTGATGACCTTATGTTCTGCATACGGATGTGTAGATGTGTGTAGGGGAGGGACACAAAACATGTCCCTGTCTCAGTGTTACCCTATTAGCCCTGAGGTCACCAACTGCTGCCCCTAGACATGTTCATTCAGCAGATGTTATCAGGTCCTGCCACTCGCCTAGTCACATGATCtcacacagtgtgaccagcacGCCCTGATCAACCGGCAGTAGTAATGCAACTCATTCTCACTCAGACTGCTCAGCACATTTAGACTTGCATCACCTGAAGGCAGCAAAAGAATAGCGTTAAAGTTTTAAGTAAGCTCAGGTTTTAAGCATTAAAGGCATTGGCAATAAAAGACAGTTCAATATGCAGAAAGTGTAAGATAGTCAAGAACACGAATTAGATGTTTAGGGCAGTGCTTCTCAGCCAGGAGGTTATATGATGcattagaggaatagttcacccaaaaattttctGACAATTTATTAACT is a genomic window of Cyprinus carpio isolate SPL01 chromosome B2, ASM1834038v1, whole genome shotgun sequence containing:
- the gng12a gene encoding guanine nucleotide-binding protein G(I)/G(S)/G(O) subunit gamma-12a — protein: MVSKMSSKMVGSNNLAHAKRMVQQLRVEASIERIKVSKASADLMRYCGENAKYDPLLMGIPASENPFKDKKPCTIL